One Glycine max cultivar Williams 82 chromosome 4, Glycine_max_v4.0, whole genome shotgun sequence DNA segment encodes these proteins:
- the LOC100789525 gene encoding auxin-responsive protein SAUR71: MGLVKGKWKQNMISKAWEGCRLTSRRPHLKLKSLSENDDDHEKKGSQIAPHGCFSVHVGPERQRFVVKTKYVNHPLFQMLLEETEQEYGFESDGPIWLPCNVDLFYKVLAEMDGEENNNNIIIHGFRRSFITMAKVFPFLVLRSPPRLLSHMNKDHGAYSVMDSELLR; this comes from the coding sequence ATGGGCCTTGTAAAGGGAAAGTGGAAGCAAAACATGATTTCCAAGGCGTGGGAGGGTTGCCGATTAACTTCAAGAAGGCCACACTTGAAACTAAAATCATTGTCGGAgaatgatgatgatcatgagaAGAAGGGTAGTCAAATAGCCCCTCATGGTTGTTTTTCAGTGCATGTTGGACCAGAGAGACAAAGGTTCGTTGTGAAGACCAAATACGTTAACCACCCACTGTTTCAGATGCTGCTAGAAGAGACAGAACAGGAATATGGGTTCGAGAGTGATGGTCCCATTTGGCTTCCCTGCAACGTCGATTTGTTCTACAAAGTGTTGGCTGAGATGGATGGCGAagagaataataataacatcATTATCCACGGTTTTCGAAGAAGCTTTATTACCATGGCTaaggtttttccttttttggttcTTCGCAGCCCTCCACGTCTTCTTAGTCACATGAACAAGGATCATGGTGCATACAGCGTTATGGATTCGGAATTGCTCAGATAA